A genomic region of Alnus glutinosa chromosome 11, dhAlnGlut1.1, whole genome shotgun sequence contains the following coding sequences:
- the LOC133882487 gene encoding heavy metal-associated isoprenylated plant protein 26-like, with the protein MGALDHLSNIFDCSSGRSKLKKRKQLQTVEIKVKMDCEGCERKVKGALEGMKGVKQVDVDRKAHKVTVVGYVEPGKVVSRVVHRTGKKAEIWPYVPYDVVDHPYAPGVYDRKAPAGYVRNVQDPQMSYLTRASSTEVRYTTAFSDENPAACAIM; encoded by the exons ATGGGTGCTCTGGATCATCTCTCAAACATCTTCGATTGCTCTTCCGGCAGATCCAAGCTCAAGAAACGCAAGCAATTGCAG ACGGTGGAGATCAAGGTGAAGATGGACTGCGAAGGATGCGAGCGGAAGGTGAAGGGGGCGCTGGAGGGAATGAAGGGTGTGAAGCAGGTGGACGTGGACCGCAAGGCGCACAAGGTGACGGTCGTTGGATACGTGGAACCGGGCAAGGTGGTGTCCCGCGTGGTGCATCGGACGGGCAAGAAGGCCGAGATCTGGCCGTACGTGCCATACGACGTCGTTGATCACCCATACGCGCCTGGTGTCTACGACAGGAAGGCCCCAGCTGGGTACGTGCGAAACGTGCAGGACCCGCAGATGTCGTACCTGACACGTGCGAGCTCCACTGAGGTGCGGTACACCACAGCTTTCAGTGATGAGAACCCCGCAGCTTGCGCCATTATGTGA